A single Pseudomonas sp. DC1.2 DNA region contains:
- a CDS encoding substrate-binding domain-containing protein, protein MKTLFNFAILGLVAGLGLSPLVQAQEIHVMTSGGFTAAYKILGPKFAAITGNTLDTALGPSMGKAPEAIPNRLARGEQADVVIMVGYALDELIKQGKVDPASRVELADSRIGMVVRQGAPTPDISSVDSLKKTLLDATSVAYSDSASGVYIEEQLFKRLGIEDTLKPKSKMIPKIPVGSVVANGDYQLGFQQVSELLPVPGVTFVAKIPESVQSVTRFAAGIPVGAQHPTDAKALLDYLASPAAQSDVQGTGLDSVSH, encoded by the coding sequence ATGAAAACGCTATTCAACTTCGCGATCCTGGGCCTGGTAGCCGGCCTGGGCCTGAGCCCTCTGGTTCAGGCACAAGAAATCCACGTCATGACCTCCGGCGGTTTCACCGCGGCCTACAAAATCCTCGGCCCGAAATTTGCCGCCATCACCGGTAACACTCTGGACACCGCCCTGGGGCCGTCCATGGGCAAAGCGCCAGAAGCGATCCCCAATCGCCTGGCACGGGGCGAACAGGCCGACGTGGTGATCATGGTCGGCTATGCCCTCGACGAGTTGATCAAACAAGGCAAAGTCGATCCCGCCTCGCGAGTAGAACTGGCAGACTCGCGCATCGGCATGGTGGTACGCCAAGGCGCACCGACACCTGATATCAGTTCCGTCGACAGTTTGAAAAAGACCTTGCTCGACGCCACGTCAGTGGCCTACTCCGACAGCGCCAGCGGCGTGTACATCGAGGAGCAACTGTTCAAACGACTGGGCATCGAAGACACGCTCAAACCGAAGTCGAAGATGATCCCGAAAATCCCGGTGGGCTCGGTTGTTGCCAACGGCGACTATCAGTTGGGCTTCCAGCAGGTCAGCGAGTTGCTACCGGTGCCGGGGGTCACGTTCGTGGCGAAGATTCCAGAGTCGGTGCAGTCGGTGACTCGGTTCGCTGCCGGCATCCCGGTTGGGGCGCAACACCCGACTGACGCCAAGGCCTTGCTCGATTACCTGGCCTCCCCGGCCGCCCAATCCGATGTACAGGGCACCGGCCTGGATTCTGTCAGTCACTGA
- a CDS encoding LysR family transcriptional regulator, which produces MAINFDLNDLQAFRAVVEQGSFRKAADTVRISQPALSRRIEKLEEALGVKLFERTTRRVNLTQAGRCFMPSVERLLDDLDVALLGISEVASTRLGHVTVACVPSAAYYFMPRVIARYHQQFPRIKVKLLDSSAHDVLSAVINGEADFGLSFMGSLEAKVDFEPLVQEGYVVACRRDHALAGRSSVTWDEFYQQDYISLDKTSGNRLLLDQALAGVVPQRPSICETRHVTTMIGLVEAGLGVAAVPLMAMPAADHPILTRVPLTAPQVMRSVGLIKRRGRTLTPAALALERLVVDMKIQQPTISD; this is translated from the coding sequence GTGGCCATCAATTTCGACCTTAATGATTTGCAAGCTTTCCGCGCCGTGGTAGAGCAGGGCAGCTTTCGCAAGGCCGCCGACACGGTGCGCATTTCCCAGCCGGCGCTGAGTCGGCGCATCGAGAAGCTCGAAGAAGCACTCGGTGTAAAGCTGTTCGAGCGCACCACGCGTCGAGTCAACCTGACCCAGGCCGGGCGCTGTTTCATGCCCAGCGTCGAGCGCTTGCTGGACGATCTCGACGTGGCGCTGCTGGGCATTAGTGAGGTGGCCTCGACCCGGCTCGGCCACGTCACCGTTGCCTGCGTTCCGTCGGCGGCTTACTACTTCATGCCGCGCGTGATCGCTCGCTACCATCAGCAGTTTCCACGGATTAAGGTCAAATTATTGGACTCCAGCGCCCATGACGTGCTCAGTGCGGTTATCAATGGCGAAGCAGATTTTGGCCTGAGCTTCATGGGCTCGCTGGAAGCCAAGGTCGATTTTGAACCGCTGGTACAGGAAGGGTACGTGGTGGCATGTCGGCGCGATCATGCATTGGCCGGGCGCAGCAGCGTGACGTGGGACGAGTTTTATCAGCAGGATTACATCTCGCTGGACAAAACCTCAGGCAACCGCTTGTTGCTCGATCAGGCGTTGGCCGGCGTGGTGCCGCAGCGGCCGAGCATTTGTGAAACCCGGCATGTGACGACCATGATCGGGTTGGTGGAGGCCGGGCTGGGTGTAGCGGCGGTGCCGTTGATGGCGATGCCGGCGGCGGATCACCCGATTCTGACTCGGGTGCCGCTCACCGCTCCACAGGTCATGCGCAGCGTCGGTTTGATCAAGCGCCGGGGGCGGACGTTGACCCCGGCGGCACTGGCGCTGGAGCGTCTGGTGGTGGACATGAAAATCCAGCAGCCGACTATCAGTGACTGA
- a CDS encoding antibiotic biosynthesis monooxygenase: protein MIAVIFEALPHPEHRQRYLDLAAALKPLLSDIDGFISIERFQSLADPEKLLSLSFWRDEAAVAQWRTLERHRMAQTAGRAQVFADYRLRVAKVTRDYGLEDRKQAPADSREVHHG from the coding sequence ATGATCGCCGTGATTTTCGAAGCGTTACCCCATCCCGAACACCGCCAACGCTACCTTGACCTCGCCGCTGCGCTCAAACCGCTGTTGAGCGACATCGATGGTTTCATCTCCATCGAACGCTTCCAGAGCCTGGCAGACCCGGAAAAACTGCTGTCGCTGTCGTTTTGGCGCGACGAAGCCGCCGTCGCCCAATGGCGCACCCTGGAGCGTCATCGCATGGCACAGACGGCTGGGCGAGCGCAGGTATTTGCCGATTATCGATTGCGAGTGGCAAAGGTGACGCGGGACTACGGCCTGGAGGATCGAAAGCAGGCCCCGGCGGACAGCCGGGAAGTGCATCACGGCTGA
- a CDS encoding RcnB family protein: MRQADQCFFHHTIVAKVRNDSLRVQSDHQHPDIPGGLLMNSKTLIACLALVGGMAAIAPGVQAADPAHKTVQPGVNNSRTLVVGDRAPEVYQRSEKAVNNWKQKGLKAPKAQAQWVQINDKYMMVMITNGTIMDIAPVER, encoded by the coding sequence ATGCGCCAAGCGGATCAATGCTTTTTTCACCACACAATCGTCGCTAAAGTAAGGAATGATTCGTTGCGCGTGCAGTCGGATCACCAGCACCCCGACATTCCTGGAGGTTTATTGATGAACAGCAAGACCCTTATCGCCTGCCTCGCCCTTGTCGGCGGTATGGCTGCTATCGCCCCTGGTGTTCAAGCCGCCGATCCCGCGCATAAAACCGTGCAGCCTGGCGTCAACAACAGCCGCACTCTGGTCGTGGGTGACCGGGCACCGGAGGTTTATCAGCGCAGTGAAAAAGCCGTCAATAACTGGAAGCAGAAAGGCTTGAAGGCGCCCAAGGCTCAGGCCCAGTGGGTGCAGATTAATGACAAATACATGATGGTGATGATTACCAACGGCACGATCATGGACATCGCGCCCGTGGAGCGTTAA
- a CDS encoding LysR substrate-binding domain-containing protein — MINQLPPLNAVRAFAVAARHQSFSLAAEELHVSHSAVSRHIKLLEEHLGILLFERRIRQSVLTPTGQRFYEQVSAGLSQIANAATALKQHASLPTVTINVRPSFAMLWLAPRLADFIAQHPDIKPQVITQTQAPDHARDRFDIVIRRGRDDWAPQIEARALFEDELLLVAAPSLIERVALQELTSVSWHTLLTAKARREDWHNWAMHFGQSQSATQLTRQFDHMHLVLQAAVDGQGIALCPTSLLGTHLSSGRLICPLPELRMPLPRYYFGVAPQVTAPTQVFVEWLFARIADDALCWQAPCTASAIP; from the coding sequence ATGATCAATCAACTACCGCCTCTTAATGCTGTTCGCGCCTTCGCGGTGGCTGCTCGTCATCAGAGCTTCAGCCTGGCTGCCGAAGAGCTGCATGTCAGTCACAGCGCCGTCAGCCGGCACATCAAACTGCTTGAAGAACATTTGGGCATATTGCTGTTCGAGCGGCGCATCCGCCAATCGGTGTTGACGCCGACGGGCCAACGCTTTTATGAGCAGGTCAGTGCCGGGCTGTCACAAATCGCCAACGCCGCAACTGCGCTCAAGCAGCATGCCTCGCTACCGACGGTGACGATCAATGTGCGCCCGTCCTTCGCTATGCTTTGGCTGGCGCCCAGGCTGGCGGATTTCATTGCACAGCACCCGGATATCAAACCGCAGGTCATCACTCAAACCCAGGCACCTGACCACGCGCGCGACCGATTCGACATCGTCATTCGCCGCGGTCGTGACGACTGGGCGCCGCAGATTGAGGCGCGAGCACTCTTCGAAGACGAACTGCTGCTGGTAGCCGCGCCATCGTTGATCGAACGCGTGGCCTTGCAGGAGCTGACGTCTGTGAGTTGGCACACGTTACTGACCGCCAAGGCCCGTCGCGAGGATTGGCACAATTGGGCTATGCACTTTGGTCAAAGCCAGTCAGCCACGCAACTCACCCGGCAGTTCGATCACATGCACCTGGTGCTTCAGGCGGCCGTGGATGGGCAGGGGATAGCCTTGTGCCCAACCTCGTTGCTGGGCACCCACCTCTCGAGTGGACGCCTGATCTGCCCGTTGCCTGAGTTGCGGATGCCGTTGCCGCGCTATTACTTCGGGGTCGCGCCGCAGGTGACGGCGCCCACGCAAGTGTTTGTCGAGTGGTTGTTTGCCCGGATTGCCGACGATGCGCTGTGTTGGCAAGCGCCGTGTACAGCCAGCGCTATACCCTGA
- a CDS encoding LysE family translocator, producing MHSYGLFLLFATLTILSPGPGVLLTLSNAVRHGWTGAVPGILGIASGAFVVAAISATSVGLILSSSANAFTALKYAGAAYLLYLGYKSWRSDCFNRRLEARPSSSGYRFLEAASLQFLNPKAIFFFLAVFPQFIDTSAPFYGQFFKLVASYALLVILVHGSYASLANLAKGWLSSPKGSWLAAKISGVTFIGFGVLMASASR from the coding sequence ATGCACAGCTACGGACTCTTTCTACTGTTCGCCACCCTGACCATTTTGAGCCCGGGGCCCGGCGTCCTACTGACTCTGTCTAACGCCGTGCGCCATGGCTGGACGGGAGCGGTGCCGGGAATTCTGGGAATCGCGTCGGGGGCGTTTGTCGTCGCCGCCATCAGCGCCACCAGCGTTGGCCTGATACTCAGCAGCTCGGCGAACGCCTTTACCGCGTTGAAGTACGCAGGAGCCGCCTATTTGTTGTACCTGGGCTACAAAAGTTGGCGCTCGGACTGTTTTAATCGACGGCTTGAAGCCCGCCCCTCAAGCTCAGGCTATCGCTTCCTGGAAGCGGCCTCGCTGCAGTTCTTAAACCCGAAGGCGATCTTTTTCTTTCTCGCCGTGTTCCCGCAATTCATCGACACTTCGGCACCGTTCTATGGCCAGTTTTTCAAGCTGGTCGCCTCCTATGCCCTTCTGGTAATCCTCGTGCATGGCAGCTACGCCTCGCTCGCCAATCTCGCCAAAGGCTGGTTATCGAGCCCGAAAGGATCTTGGCTGGCCGCTAAAATATCAGGCGTGACCTTCATAGGTTTTGGCGTGCTCATGGCTTCGGCCAGTCGCTAA
- a CDS encoding FKBP-type peptidyl-prolyl cis-trans isomerase — MNDELQIIDLESGDGKAAVKGALITTQYRGWLEDGTEFDSSYSRGKPFQCVIGTGRVIKGWDQGIIGMHVGGKRKLWVPAHLAYGERSMGAITPNSNLIFEIELLEVLTRDD; from the coding sequence ATGAATGATGAATTGCAGATAATCGACCTTGAGTCGGGTGATGGCAAAGCGGCGGTCAAAGGTGCGCTGATTACCACCCAGTATCGTGGGTGGCTGGAAGACGGCACGGAGTTCGATTCTTCGTACAGCCGGGGTAAACCTTTTCAGTGTGTGATCGGCACCGGTCGAGTGATCAAGGGCTGGGACCAAGGGATCATTGGCATGCACGTCGGCGGCAAGCGCAAGCTGTGGGTGCCGGCCCATCTGGCTTACGGCGAGCGGTCGATGGGGGCGATTACGCCGAATTCGAATTTGATCTTTGAAATTGAGCTGCTGGAAGTGCTGACACGCGATGATTGA
- a CDS encoding MFS transporter, producing the protein MTALTQRPATSSRSRASAIFRVTSGNFLEQFDFFLFGFYATQIAGVFFPASSEFASLMMTFAVFGAGFLMRPLGAVVLGAYIDDVGRRKGLIVTLSIMASGTILIVLVPGYATIGLFAPALVLIGRLLQGFSAGAELGGVSVYLSEIATPGKKGFFTSWQSASQQVAIVIAAALGYGLNQWMAPSMIADWGWRIPFFVGCMIVPFIFLLRRNLEETEEFVARKHRPSMSEVFRTLALNWQTVIAGMMMVALTTTAFYLITVYAPTFGKTVLHLSTSDALLVTLLVGVSNFFWLPIGGALSDRIGRRPVLITMSLLTLFTAYPALTYLVNAPSFINMLLVLLWLSFIYGLYNGAMVAALTEIMPVEVRVAGFSLAYSLATAVFGGFTPAMSTLLIQYTGDKASPGYWMSFAALCALCATLFLYRRSTGRLQPVVS; encoded by the coding sequence ATGACAGCCTTAACCCAACGGCCTGCAACATCCAGTCGCTCAAGGGCCAGCGCTATATTCCGGGTGACCTCGGGCAATTTCCTGGAACAGTTCGACTTCTTCCTTTTCGGCTTTTATGCCACACAGATCGCGGGCGTGTTCTTTCCGGCCAGCAGCGAGTTTGCCTCGTTAATGATGACCTTCGCTGTGTTTGGCGCAGGTTTTCTGATGCGTCCTCTGGGCGCCGTGGTGCTGGGGGCCTACATCGATGACGTGGGGCGGCGCAAAGGACTGATCGTCACCTTGTCGATCATGGCCAGTGGCACGATTTTGATTGTGCTGGTGCCGGGATACGCAACCATCGGCCTGTTCGCCCCCGCACTGGTGTTGATTGGCCGCTTGCTGCAAGGCTTCTCGGCCGGCGCGGAACTGGGCGGTGTCTCGGTGTACCTTTCGGAAATCGCTACGCCAGGGAAAAAAGGTTTTTTCACCAGTTGGCAATCAGCCAGCCAACAAGTGGCGATCGTCATTGCGGCAGCGCTGGGCTATGGCCTGAACCAATGGATGGCTCCGTCAATGATTGCCGATTGGGGCTGGCGGATTCCGTTTTTCGTCGGCTGCATGATCGTGCCATTCATTTTCCTCCTGCGCCGTAACCTGGAAGAAACCGAAGAATTCGTTGCCCGTAAACACCGCCCAAGCATGAGCGAAGTGTTCCGGACCCTGGCCCTGAACTGGCAGACAGTGATCGCTGGAATGATGATGGTGGCCCTGACCACTACCGCGTTTTACCTGATCACTGTTTACGCACCGACCTTTGGTAAAACCGTGCTGCACCTGAGCACCTCCGATGCGCTATTGGTGACCTTGCTGGTGGGCGTCTCGAACTTTTTCTGGCTGCCAATTGGCGGAGCGTTGTCGGATCGCATCGGGCGGCGCCCGGTGTTGATCACCATGAGCCTGCTGACGCTGTTCACCGCATACCCGGCGCTGACGTACCTGGTGAATGCGCCGAGTTTCATCAACATGCTGTTGGTCCTGCTGTGGTTGTCATTCATCTATGGCTTGTACAACGGCGCAATGGTTGCCGCCCTCACCGAAATTATGCCGGTGGAAGTGCGGGTAGCCGGTTTCTCGCTGGCCTATAGCCTGGCCACGGCCGTGTTCGGCGGATTCACCCCGGCGATGTCGACGCTGCTGATTCAATACACCGGCGACAAAGCTTCCCCCGGCTATTGGATGAGTTTTGCGGCGCTCTGTGCCCTGTGCGCGACGCTGTTTCTCTATCGCCGGTCCACCGGTCGTCTGCAACCTGTCGTGTCGTGA
- a CDS encoding sensor domain-containing diguanylate cyclase translates to MSSLWINAALGLVALALLIALACRERVLQRQLAESRSLIAKLCANQNVQQDPDAERFKRSQYFARIGTWDWEVDTDRLYWSDAIYGMFGFKIGEITPSYALFCACVHPDDRLKVRAGELRCLETGENHDEEYRVVWPDGSLRWLRETGNVVKNDHDATVKMMGVVRDITEEKASASYLQHLAHYDPLTGLPNRLVLEERLSAALEQARISDTRVALVFIDLNGFKAINDHYGHAAGDRILITTANRLKRLLRATDTVARIGGDEFVVILQGLPPGINLQDEARSICQKIFAELSPPVTIGKDQRHIGTSLGVAVFPDHAPSMDLLIHIADLAMYEAKRSGNNQYRLGNSSSAPAYSE, encoded by the coding sequence ATGAGTTCCCTCTGGATCAACGCCGCCCTTGGTTTGGTCGCACTCGCGCTGCTTATTGCGCTGGCCTGTCGCGAGCGCGTCCTGCAAAGGCAGTTGGCTGAATCCCGCTCACTGATCGCCAAGCTCTGCGCGAACCAAAATGTCCAGCAAGACCCCGACGCCGAGCGCTTCAAGCGCAGCCAATACTTCGCACGCATTGGCACTTGGGACTGGGAGGTGGATACCGACCGGCTCTATTGGTCGGACGCAATCTACGGCATGTTCGGGTTCAAGATCGGCGAAATAACGCCCTCCTACGCACTGTTTTGTGCCTGCGTACACCCGGATGATCGGCTCAAGGTGCGCGCTGGAGAACTGCGCTGCCTGGAAACCGGCGAAAACCATGACGAGGAATACCGTGTGGTCTGGCCCGATGGCAGCCTCCGCTGGCTGCGGGAAACCGGCAATGTGGTGAAGAACGACCACGACGCTACGGTCAAGATGATGGGCGTGGTACGCGACATCACCGAAGAAAAAGCCTCTGCCAGTTACCTGCAACACTTGGCCCACTACGACCCGCTCACGGGCCTGCCCAACCGGCTAGTGCTGGAAGAACGGCTATCAGCGGCACTCGAGCAGGCACGCATCAGCGACACCCGAGTGGCGTTGGTGTTTATCGATTTGAACGGTTTCAAGGCAATCAACGACCATTACGGTCATGCGGCCGGCGACCGAATACTGATCACTACGGCTAATCGGCTCAAGCGACTCCTGCGCGCCACCGATACCGTCGCCCGCATTGGCGGCGACGAATTTGTGGTCATCCTCCAGGGTCTGCCCCCAGGCATCAACCTGCAAGACGAAGCCCGCAGCATCTGTCAGAAAATCTTCGCCGAACTCTCACCCCCCGTGACGATTGGCAAGGACCAGCGCCATATCGGCACCAGCTTGGGGGTGGCGGTGTTTCCCGATCATGCGCCTAGCATGGACCTTCTGATTCATATCGCGGACCTGGCGATGTATGAGGCCAAGCGCAGTGGCAATAATCAGTATCGGTTGGGAAATAGCAGCTCGGCGCCTGCGTACAGCGAATAA
- a CDS encoding cytochrome P450 has product MDPIIAATHADPYPYYATLRTEGGWAFHDGLKMWVASSADAVAAVMAHPDCRVRPLNEPVPKAIAEGDAGKIFGQLMRMNEGERQRCPRAAIEPALAAVNLSDVRARVSARWITAGAQGLYNAMFRGPVSVVAALLGFSPAQARAISELTADFVACLSPLSEQTQVMAAQVAAELLHSYFIELLDDAYAQTPLLKDIQQRFAMASSDHDMLIANLIGLCSQTYEATAGLIGNGLVALIRQPSLRNEMTGVDELIGEIQRIDPSVQNTRRFVAEPCEINGSSLRPGDVILLILASANRDPLLNDDPDAVCLSRANRRSFSFGAGRHQCPGQALALSIASATLTQILEANPVLDRLTWHYRPSLNSRIPMFIEAQA; this is encoded by the coding sequence ATGGACCCGATCATTGCTGCGACTCATGCCGATCCTTACCCCTATTACGCAACACTGCGCACCGAGGGCGGATGGGCGTTTCACGACGGACTAAAAATGTGGGTAGCCAGCAGCGCAGACGCCGTGGCGGCGGTAATGGCGCACCCGGATTGTCGGGTTCGACCGTTGAACGAACCGGTTCCCAAGGCGATCGCCGAGGGCGATGCGGGCAAAATTTTTGGACAATTGATGCGGATGAACGAAGGTGAGCGCCAGCGTTGTCCCCGAGCGGCGATCGAGCCGGCGCTGGCGGCAGTTAATCTGAGTGACGTCAGGGCACGCGTCAGTGCGCGATGGATCACTGCGGGAGCGCAGGGGCTGTACAACGCGATGTTCCGAGGACCGGTGTCCGTGGTCGCCGCGCTACTGGGGTTTTCGCCGGCACAAGCGCGGGCGATCAGTGAGTTGACGGCAGACTTTGTGGCATGCCTCTCGCCGCTCAGCGAGCAGACCCAAGTGATGGCTGCCCAGGTCGCGGCAGAGCTGCTGCACAGCTATTTCATTGAGCTTTTGGATGACGCTTATGCACAGACGCCTTTGCTCAAGGATATCCAGCAACGCTTTGCGATGGCCTCCTCCGACCACGACATGCTGATCGCCAACCTCATCGGCTTATGCTCCCAAACCTATGAAGCCACGGCCGGGCTGATCGGCAACGGGTTAGTGGCGTTGATTCGACAACCGTCATTACGCAACGAAATGACCGGTGTGGACGAACTGATCGGCGAAATCCAACGCATCGACCCTTCGGTCCAAAACACCCGGCGCTTTGTCGCTGAGCCCTGCGAGATCAACGGTTCAAGCCTAAGGCCTGGGGATGTGATTCTGCTGATACTGGCCTCGGCCAATCGCGACCCACTGCTCAACGACGACCCCGACGCCGTGTGCCTCAGCCGTGCGAACCGACGCAGCTTCAGCTTCGGTGCCGGGCGCCATCAATGCCCTGGACAAGCATTGGCACTGAGCATCGCCAGCGCGACGCTGACACAGATTCTAGAGGCGAACCCCGTGTTGGATCGACTGACCTGGCATTACCGCCCGTCCCTCAACAGCCGTATCCCCATGTTTATCGAGGCTCAAGCATGA
- a CDS encoding monovalent cation:proton antiporter-2 (CPA2) family protein, protein MPHEGNLLQAAVVFLLAAVLTVPLAKRLQLGAVLGYLFAGVIIGPSVLGLIGNPQSVSHISELGVVLLLFIIGLELSPRRLWVMRKSVFGVGLAQVLLTGLVIGVLALFVFGQSFNSALVLGLGLALSSTAFGLQSLAERKELTSPHGRLAFAILLFQDIAAIPLIAMVPLLAGGDHTTTAAEDLNHGLRVLGSIAVVVIGGRYLLRPVFRVVARTGLPEVSTATALLVVIGTAWLMDLVGVSMALGAFLAGLLLADSEYRHELEAQIEPFKGLLLGLFFISVGMGANLSLLLSAPITVLGLTLLLIALKLPLLFVVGRLAGGLGKVSAIRLGIVLAAGGEFAFVVFKIGRDQGLFEPRLYDLLVLTITLSMAVTPLLLLVCARLYTPKVQAVVVPEKFREIDTDTPRVVIAGMGRMGQIVARILRAQNIKFVALDTSVETIELSRSFGGVPVFYGDPMRPEILSAAKVEQAEYFVIATDDPDTNIKTAELVHKLYPHMKIIARARNRQHVHRLVDLGAEAVRETYYSSLEMSRRTLVGLGLTQAQADARIKRFKHHDEQVLEAQHAIYDDAAKVLQTAQEARTELARLFEADQLEEEEAGKA, encoded by the coding sequence ATGCCGCACGAAGGCAATCTGTTGCAAGCCGCTGTCGTCTTTCTGTTGGCGGCGGTGCTGACCGTGCCCTTGGCCAAACGCCTACAGTTGGGCGCTGTACTGGGCTATCTGTTTGCCGGTGTCATCATTGGGCCGTCGGTTCTGGGGTTGATCGGGAATCCGCAAAGCGTTAGCCACATCTCCGAGCTGGGGGTGGTGTTGTTGCTGTTCATCATAGGGCTGGAGCTGTCGCCACGACGGCTGTGGGTGATGCGCAAATCGGTGTTCGGGGTCGGTCTGGCGCAGGTGTTGCTCACCGGTTTGGTGATTGGCGTATTGGCGTTGTTTGTGTTCGGGCAATCGTTCAACAGCGCCCTCGTTTTAGGCCTGGGGCTTGCGTTATCGTCCACCGCGTTTGGCCTGCAAAGCCTGGCCGAACGCAAGGAGCTGACCAGCCCACATGGGCGGCTGGCATTTGCGATTCTGCTGTTCCAAGACATTGCCGCGATCCCGTTGATCGCCATGGTGCCGTTGCTGGCGGGCGGCGACCACACGACCACGGCGGCCGAAGATTTGAACCATGGCTTGCGCGTACTGGGCAGCATTGCGGTGGTGGTCATCGGCGGCCGCTATCTGCTGCGGCCGGTGTTCCGGGTCGTGGCCAGGACTGGCCTGCCGGAAGTCTCTACGGCCACGGCCTTGCTGGTGGTTATCGGCACAGCGTGGCTGATGGACCTGGTCGGCGTGTCCATGGCCTTGGGCGCGTTCCTCGCGGGCTTGCTGCTTGCCGACTCCGAATACCGTCACGAACTGGAAGCCCAGATCGAACCGTTCAAAGGGTTACTGCTCGGGTTGTTTTTTATCAGCGTCGGCATGGGCGCCAATTTGAGTCTGTTGCTAAGCGCACCGATCACCGTACTCGGCCTGACCCTGTTGCTGATCGCCCTTAAACTGCCGCTGCTGTTCGTCGTCGGTCGTTTGGCCGGTGGTTTGGGCAAGGTCAGTGCGATTCGTCTGGGCATCGTGCTGGCGGCCGGCGGCGAGTTTGCGTTCGTCGTGTTCAAGATCGGTCGCGACCAAGGGCTGTTCGAACCGCGTCTGTACGACTTGCTGGTGCTGACGATTACCTTGTCCATGGCGGTAACGCCGCTGTTGTTGCTGGTCTGCGCGCGACTGTATACGCCCAAGGTCCAGGCCGTAGTGGTGCCGGAGAAATTCCGCGAAATCGATACCGACACGCCACGGGTGGTGATCGCTGGCATGGGGCGCATGGGCCAGATCGTTGCGCGGATCCTGCGGGCGCAGAACATCAAGTTCGTCGCCCTCGACACCTCGGTGGAAACCATCGAGCTGTCGCGCAGTTTTGGCGGTGTGCCGGTGTTCTATGGCGACCCGATGCGTCCGGAAATCCTCAGTGCGGCCAAGGTCGAGCAGGCAGAATATTTCGTCATCGCCACCGACGACCCGGACACCAATATCAAAACGGCTGAATTGGTACATAAGCTCTACCCACACATGAAAATCATCGCCCGGGCCCGCAACCGGCAGCATGTACACCGGTTAGTGGACTTGGGTGCCGAGGCGGTGCGAGAAACCTACTACTCCAGCCTGGAAATGAGTCGGCGCACACTGGTCGGTCTGGGGCTGACCCAGGCCCAGGCCGACGCCCGGATCAAACGCTTCAAGCACCACGACGAACAGGTGCTGGAAGCCCAGCATGCGATTTATGACGACGCGGCGAAGGTCCTGCAAACCGCCCAGGAAGCCCGAACGGAATTGGCACGGCTATTCGAAGCGGATCAGTTAGAGGAGGAGGAAGCGGGCAAGGCTTGA